The following nucleotide sequence is from Oreochromis niloticus isolate F11D_XX linkage group LG9, O_niloticus_UMD_NMBU, whole genome shotgun sequence.
ttgattcaccttttgtttgtttattttattttcacttgctgaatacgggacagacttaactgggggaaagaaaggggagaaagaaagagggaaagaaaaacagcggggaagagggacggggaaaaagggcaaaaaaccaaaaaccaacaaaataagcagacaaaaaaaatacatatattgatCATCTGgttcacctgttgagaaagaaagagaaagcaagcagaagaacacgagagtaataaacaacatcacaatgatctatgggaatatgacagtaaatactaaatgttagacattattgtgcagcacgtaagatcgacagcgcacagtgtgctttgaggtaagagccaaaaagggtgtagtttgtgtgtgatcacctgtgtgtacacctgtgagcatggacgcgcttgtttttaaaaggttccttcatgtaatgatctgctagagggtgtggggggccactgccccgtcctccagggcatgaagcaggtatggaggagagtaaataaataataaataaataatgacacattGGAATAAGTTCAGCTGAGGCCATGACATTTTGTTATGTACTGATATATTAGAAACAGAACTGAAAGAGGATgtaccttcttcttcttcttctttttttaaatatgactactttttttttctataggtGTTGCTGAAATTTTTTTAAGAAAGTGTTTTGTAAAAGTCATGTGCTGtccaataaatattttatatgaacaATTGTTTTAACTCGTTTTGCATAAGAAATTATTTAGGATTCACAATATTAATTACATTATCACACCTTcgtgatttatttcttttttttgcattgttgtCATAGTATTATGGACAACAGACATTTCATGACACAAAGTGTATAAATAGCAACAGAAAACTGCAGCGTGTAGTTTAGTTCCCTCTTTAGAGATAAAAAAATAGACACAGTTTCACAGAATTTGGCCCCTTTCTGAGAAATTGGAGCATATTTGTCACTTTGTGACTTAGATTAAAATAACTTTTTCACAggccagtttttttttcacagcacctacataaaaatatttatataattccTAGCACAGATCAAATAAATAGTATAGGCATAGTATATCCAAACACACCCATTAAAAAAGCATGAAATATAATGACATAATGGCAACTTTGTAGCTTGAGAGTTAAAATCCTGATTGCTCATGAAATGTCTGCATGCTGTTAGTGTTTTTATGGACAAACAAGGGATATGAAAGATTGTccaaaactgtaaatataatTCCAATTTATTTCAACCTGGTGCATTCCTCCATTAATGTATCTGTTGTTCTTTAGGTCATAAGAACCTGGCTGCCTCCATTTTTGCCAGATATGAGGCTATGACAGAATCCCATAATAAATCCCAATAAAAAGATACTATCATATTGTATAACTCAAACAAACAGGAACAGCAAAAGGAATGTACCAAAGTATTCCGGAGTCAAATGcgaggccatctgtccaacagcaaACAGGACAAGGATCCAAGGACAAGGAATTCACATAATGACGAGTTTGTGTATTGGAAAACTACACAATTTTCCTGGATTTCTACATCAGAGGTGGTAAGTACAGCATTAACATAAGCCATAGAACTATAAAAGACGGTAGATTTTTTTACACAACAATGTTCTCTTTTGTCGTTTTGACATCGGGGCAGTCAGCTTTCCAGCTGCTTCTGCACTCCACACTTCTCTCTATTTTCATGTCCCAGCGTCACTGAAAAAATGGGAGAACCTGATTACTGAGTGGCAGCAGCTGCCCTGCCAGTCAGACTAGCACTGCCCCTTGAGCCTGCTATACCACCCTCCGCTGCAGTGGAGCCAGGGACCACACCCCCTCCACAGACACATTAGTCAGAAATGTACCAGGTTAAAATAAACTTCAATTATCCTTTAAAGTACTATTCCTCTCATCTTCATATATTCACAGGAAGGGCCTGACCACAGGTatggaaaacaaaaagacacacTTCCTGTATACAGAGTTGAAGTAGAGGACATGGATACTGTGACTTCACtcagtggttttaatgtgtTCATTGGTCAAGCTGAGgatttttctttaatataaaACCGCACATGATAAATGCGGCTCTTGATGTAAAACTGACAGATTTACTTTTAGTCACTGGATTAGCTACTAGCTTCCCATAGTCACAAAGGGTATAGTTGAcctctttatttaaaatgattacatttaaagatgtttcctgttttgccttCATAGCCCATTGGTTCAgctctttgtgtgtatttatagccCTGTCACTTGTCAGCCCACCCTGTTTACCAACCTGTTCTCCTGCCTTTCCTACATCATTTCAGCACTTCGTGCTTCATGTCTCATTCCTTGGTCACTTTGTCTCTTTGATTTGCTGTTGGATTGGATTATCtaccacagtttttttttcaacaagTCTTCATTTAACTTCAGTAAGTTTTTTCAAAGATTTCATTTGTTCTTCACGCCTCTGTGTGGGTCCAAATCTGAATTAAGCTACAAATGTATGACAACTAGGGTTGGAACAGTAGccctattatttatttatgtgttcaCTTTATGcaattatatttctttttattgcttTATGTCGAGGTTCACATGAAATATCACATATGTTAATTATGGTTTTAGACTTCTGGAGACTGCTTCATATTGATTTTAAGAAACTTGTGctgtaaaatgtatttctgTTTTAGTAAATCTGGAAGGTGCAATAGAAATAGGAGGGGCTGGTAATAGTCTCAGAATGAGTAATATTTGTCAAAATCTGTTGCAAAAATTGGCAACAAAGTCTTACCCACACCTCGTTTCTTTATTATGGTCCTTTTAAGGACagagactttcttgtaatttcttttttaaatagtcTTGAGCAGCAGTTTTTTGTGCTTTCTGAAgggctttaaatgttttcagagttttttgcttcttttttatgGTTAActcacttaacactgacctatgacaCATTCAAGGAAGAAAAAGGCGCCTAGCTCTGTCTACACAAAACAGACAGCTGAGCAAAGGACTCATTTTAAATTGGTTCTCTGTTACTGGCTGTTtccaaaaaacacaatttgttcccatttctttagttgaatctttgaaaaatgtcaaagaaaccACAGTTTGACTGGCACAaactgtatttttgcaccagtAAGGAGACTCCCAAAGAGCTACTAGCTGAATACTTGACATATCTCAGCCGGCTGTGCAGCATGTCTTTGAAAATTTGAGAAAGTTAGTAAAACTATGTACATCCTATGAACAGTATCTAAAAGTCATGTCTGTAcgaaactgaaaaaaagggcTGATGTGAAGAACCAATTCTTGAGGAAGAGAAAGCGTGAGAAACGGCtgacaaattacacaagaagaactgaagaactggactgaaaatcagttgcTACAGGTCTTATGAAATGATGACtgcagatttttaaaatgtggttCACATTGTCAGgatgtacagaggaggtcaggagagataCAACAATGAGTGTCTACAGAAGTATAAAGAGGGTCAGACCAAACATCAACTTTCAATAATTAGGTGGAGCTAGTTCCATTTTCCTGGTAAAATATCAAGAAATGAGGAGTGACTCAAGATAAAGATCAAGATACATCTTACTCCATTAAACACTTCAAGCCTGCATGCACACCATATTTTGAAGATGTCTAAACTTCTCCAAATCTTCTCTTGGctactttcacttttttttctaatattaaaatagtaaaaGGACAGAAATAACAGATAGAAGTTGGTGGAAAGTGTCCAGTACAACACAAAGATTTCTGGATGATAGTTCCATCCTAATGTGACACAGTGCATGTCATAAATTTGGAATAAAGAGGTCTTGATGCATTTTTGTATTGGTTGTAAGATGAATAAGATATTTTTTACTCTTTGCAATTTGTTTTCTAATTGATTCcttaatttttgtttctttttgtttttttgtttttggcttCCCAGGATTGTCTGAGGCAGTTAAATTCAGTGGACTATGGACAGTGGACTATAGTTTATATTTTCTGGTTGTCTGCGCTGGGCTTTTCTGTTTGTTACAAAGATTAAAAATGGATCCTGGATTGGAAGAGGAACAAACCAAACTAGAAAGAGGAACAAAATGTTGCAAATCATGCATTATTTTTTACATGCTGTGCATCATCAATTTCATTGCACCAGTTGATGGATTTTCCCTGAAGACTTGCAAAATTAGCTACAGTACGGCCATATGCATCGGGAGTAAACTCAGAGCTGTTCCTGGAGACATTCCCTCGACTGTGACAGGCCTTGATTTATCTTCTAACAGAATTTCAACAATACATGCATCAGACTTCAAAAATCTAGTAAATTTGACTAAGTTAGACCTTAATATCAACAACATTTCACAGATAGAAAGTGCTGCGTTTGCCAATCAAAGTTCTCTTAAGACATTAAATCTAAATAATAACAAACTTGTTACACTGGgagaaaatgtttttgatgGCTTGAGTTGCCTCATTGAGCTAAGAATTAATAAAAATCACATTAAGCAAGTGGCATCCACATCTTTTAAGTCCATGACAAGTTTAAAACTTCTGGACATTTCTCATAACAAACTGCACCACATTACAAAACTTCAATTGATATTGCAACATCTGCCACATCTACGGGAGCTGGTAATAAGCAACAATGATTTATCCACTTTTCAATCATTTGAACTGACAAACAAATCATTAGAACTTCAGTACCTTGATTTGTCGAAAAATCCCCTCGCAGTCTTCAGGATCACTGCTGATGTTTTTCCAAATCTCACCTGGTTTAAAATTGGGAGCCCAGCCAGAAAGAAACAAATGATATGGGACGtgcaaaacaagacatttctaagtCGTGTTACTACTCTTGACATTAGTGAGCTTCATTTGGGTCTTGGGGACATGGAAAGGTTGTTAGAGTCAGTGAACTCATCATTAGCTATTCTGAGAATGAATGCAATGACACATAACCTGACCGCATTGATCAACATTTCCTGCACCATCCCAACAATGAGGACTCTGCAGCTTCGAAGCAATAAGCTCAGCTTTGTTAATGCATACTTGTTTAAGTTGTGTATTAATGTAACTGAGTTAGTTTTGAcagacaacaaaataaaatacatccaTGATGATGCTTTCAGATCCCTTAAAAATTTAAGGATTTTAACGCTGAGTAAAAACAGGCTTCCATTAGTTCCAGCTGCAACAAGGAATCTACCAAGTCTTTCAGAGCTGGATCTCAGCACCAATAACATCAGCACACTGGACTGCCATGATTTCACCAATCAGACAAAGCTCAGAAAGCTTTATCTTTATCAGAATTCAATCACAGCTCTGAAACCGTGTCTTTTCAAGGATTTAAAAGGATTAGAAACTCTAAAATTACAGACAAACCAAATAACTAAATTGAACGGTGCTTTCAAAGAACATTTGCCAAAACTTACAcagctgcatttgaatggaAACAAACTCACTGCGATCAAAAAGGATGCATTTAAAGGCTTACATTCCCTCCAGAACTTGTCATTACACCAAAACGAAATAAAAGTACTTGAAAGTAAGAGTTTCAGTGGACTGACAAATCTGACCCAAATTAATCTACAAAATAATGATATTTCACAAGATGAACTAAACAAAGATGTTTTCAGTCCTCTGATTAATTTAAGAAGACTGGATTTGAGTGAAAATCACATCAATTACAAGAAAAGTAGAAATTTGCCTGATCCTCCATTTTCTCAGCTGTCCCATCTGGAGGAACTGCTTGTTTTTTCACAACACCACAGGTTGCATAGTTATCTGCCTGTAAACTTTTTGCAAGGTTTGACCAATCTTTTGAGTTTCAAAGCCAGGAATATCCGTATTGCATCTCTGGACAAAGACACCTTTGTTTACACGCCACAGCTGCAATTACTTGAACTTTCTTCAAATGAACTTAAAGAACTCCCTCCAGATCTGTTTTTCCCAATTCCAAACCTTAAAAGCCTTTACATATCCAGAACAGGTCTTTACTCTCTAGACTTCCTTATACATGCCAACCTCACAAAGCTGGAGTTTCTACAGGCAAGACAGAATTTATATTCAGTTATCCATGAAGAAGATATACAATCCCTACCAGCTCTGACTTATCTGGACCTTCAGGGCAATGGATTCACCTGCAACTGTGATAACAGCTGGTTTCTCTCATGGGCAATAAATGACAGCAAAACTCAAGTTTATGATGCATATAACTTTACGTGCAACTATCCAAAAGAATTCAAAAGTAAGAAGCTGTTGGACTTGGACACCAGCTCCTGCTTAGATAACACTGACTTTATTTGCTTTGTTCTCACCACGTGTACAATCCTATGCTTCATGGTGGTGTCCTTCACTTACCATTTCATGGGGTTGCAGCTGGTCTATGCCTATTACCTGTTCATAGCTTGGCTCTTtgataaaaagcacaaaaacaagaaaactccTCATCAGTACGACGCCTTTATCTCCTATAACACCCACGATGAGCCTTGGGTCATTGACAAGCTCTTACCAAAACTGGAAGGAGAACAGGGCTGGAGACTGTGTCTACACCATCGAGACTTTGAACCAGGTGAGATGCAGGTTTGAACTAAAGTTAAATATTAATGGCTTGACAAGTGGGATGTCTCTTaaaattgtgtgtttgtcagtatCTTTGTTTAATCCAAACTAAATTATTAGATTCAGTACATTTTCTAGAATGCTTTTAGAAAACTTTAACATCATTTGACTTATGCAATTATGTTTGAAGTGGCAGTTAGTGCAATTATATAATCAAAAGAGAGACTATCTAACAATTATCTTGTTGGAAGCTTTTGCAGTCAAATGTGTACTTTCACATGTACTCCAGAGGGTGTCACTATACTACTTTACTAAAAAGCTGAGGATACAAACATCATGGTTTTATTACTggctgtgttttttcttctcttcattAGGGAGACCCATCATAGATAACATTACAGATGCCATTTATGGAAGCAGGAAGACCATTTGTGTGATCAGTCGCAAATACCTCGAGAGTGAATGGTGCTCCAGAGAGATCCAGGCAGCCAGGTAACCTGTTGGCGCACCACAAGACTGTAGCAataacattaaaatataaaattaaaattgctTTTATGCTAATGTCAACAATGAGTGGAGACGATGGCACAACCAAAGTTACTGCAAATACAGTGCCATGAAAAAGTATCTGCCCCTTtactgatttctttcttttttctttttttttgcatatttgttacgcttacatgtttcagattatCAAACAACATTTAATATTGGACAAATGTAACCAAAGCAAATacaaaatttgttttttaaaaggtgatttaatttatcaagggggggaaaaaaagctttcaAACCTACATGATTGAGTTCAAAGTTGGGTTCAAATTCACTAACCATACCCAGACCTAATATTCCCAGACCTGTTAAATCAATAATTTACTTAAACAAAACCTGTCTGACAAGGTAAAACATCTCAAACAGCAATTCACCATGCCGAGATCTAAAGAAGCTCAAGAAAGATGAGAAAGTCATTGACGCCTGTCAGTCTGGAAGGGGCTATAAAGACTTTGGGACTCCAGCGAACCATGGTgggagccattatccacaaaacTTGGAACAGCAATGAAACTTCCCATGAGTGGCCAGCCTAACAAAATTACTCCACTTTTTATTGGAAGTTACCAAGATGGACAGAATTAGAAATGAGAATATCAGAGAGACAGCTCAGGTTGAcctgtttggagacaaagtttgAGAGGCAAGGTTAAGATGGCTTGCATATGTCCAGAGGAGGAATACTGGAAATACTGGACAACGGATGTTGAATATGATGCTGCCAGGCAGGACGAAAAGAGGAATATCACATAGGAGGTTCGTGGATGTGAAGGAGGATGTGATGCTTAACTGCATCTACTGTATGTGGCAGAAGAGGATAGgttgagatggaggcagatgatcccctgtggtgacccctaaagggaaCAGCTGAAAGTAGAGGACTTGACATGACATGTGTTCCACTATGTGATTTTCTGATCTGTgcagtactgtacagttatgtTACACCGGCATGTTTAAAATTCTCagcgattttttttttgctagctTTTAATTTCCTCTTTAATCTGCCATGTTCAcaggtgttttattttattctctttaaacatgtttatttcatttatttttgtattatctTCATTACTTTactcttttaaagaaagtactTATGCATCCCTTTTCTCCCTCTTATCTTTAGTTTCCGTCTGTTTGATGAGCAGACAGACGTACTCATCCTGGTATTTATGGAGGAGATTCCCAGCTATCTGTTGTCTCCTTACCACCGCATGAGAAAGATGCTAAAGAAGAAAACCTACCTGAGCTGGCCGCGAGCTGGAGAGCACACCGAGCTGTTCTGGGAGAAACTTTGCCAGGCTCTGGAGACCAGAGAAGATCCAGAAGCAAAGACGTTACTTCTCACTGTGCCAACTATGCCATGAGGAAAAtataacaattttttttctctagttttttctccttttttaatgttatagattttaattttaattttttaattccaTAATAATAGTTTACAGTGTTCTgatgtttcattatttttaaaagttttgagTGTTTCTCCAGCAAATATTTGAAGTTTTACTTACAAAAATGTTGGTTTTAAACAGAACCAGTGAAGCAAGAAACGATGAAACAAATGTCTTTGATAACTTTACTGCAATTTCTTGTTAATCAAAGTATTACAGAGTCAGCATTTTAGGCAGTTAAAATGTTGCACATAATTCACTCAATCATACATCGTCTTATTGCATTACTGAAACAAAGAAGTTCTGCAAGAAGTAAGACACAATGATTGTCAACTGGATATAACTTACATAATAAATGACTGAGAATCATAATGAATATATAAGAATATCTTACTATATCTATCTTAGATTAAGGAAACAGTATATGTATAATAAATGCAAACAAAGCCTTTTAAACAAGTCAAGTATAATATCTCTCTTAGTTTAATTACTAAGCTTGTTTAGTCACTGCTGATAGATAACAATGGAAAATCAAATTTCATGCACTGTAAAAGTAATTTCAGTTCTTTTCAAACTTTATTTCAGCCTTCCTCATTAACATGTCTGTTGTTCTTTGGCTTGTGTGAACTTTGCACCCTCTACTTATGTTAGCGTTATTAGATAGGCGGTTCACCCACAGGTTTGTTTATTGAAGAGTTAGGTAGTTAAAGTTAAGATAACCCATAAAACCATACTGCAACAGATGTACCAAGCTCAGATACATTGGAATTATCCAATTAAACCACTATTTCTCTCATAGATAACACATTTTGTCCATCTATAAGTGCCTCACCGCAGTTCCTAAGAAACaaagtttattaaattaaaatcatATGGGTAAGACACAAACCAGTGACTGACAGGATACAGCCATCAGAAAAGTGTTCACTGAGATCACAGA
It contains:
- the LOC100692776 gene encoding toll-like receptor 13 — its product is MDPGLEEEQTKLERGTKCCKSCIIFYMLCIINFIAPVDGFSLKTCKISYSTAICIGSKLRAVPGDIPSTVTGLDLSSNRISTIHASDFKNLVNLTKLDLNINNISQIESAAFANQSSLKTLNLNNNKLVTLGENVFDGLSCLIELRINKNHIKQVASTSFKSMTSLKLLDISHNKLHHITKLQLILQHLPHLRELVISNNDLSTFQSFELTNKSLELQYLDLSKNPLAVFRITADVFPNLTWFKIGSPARKKQMIWDVQNKTFLSRVTTLDISELHLGLGDMERLLESVNSSLAILRMNAMTHNLTALINISCTIPTMRTLQLRSNKLSFVNAYLFKLCINVTELVLTDNKIKYIHDDAFRSLKNLRILTLSKNRLPLVPAATRNLPSLSELDLSTNNISTLDCHDFTNQTKLRKLYLYQNSITALKPCLFKDLKGLETLKLQTNQITKLNGAFKEHLPKLTQLHLNGNKLTAIKKDAFKGLHSLQNLSLHQNEIKVLESKSFSGLTNLTQINLQNNDISQDELNKDVFSPLINLRRLDLSENHINYKKSRNLPDPPFSQLSHLEELLVFSQHHRLHSYLPVNFLQGLTNLLSFKARNIRIASLDKDTFVYTPQLQLLELSSNELKELPPDLFFPIPNLKSLYISRTGLYSLDFLIHANLTKLEFLQARQNLYSVIHEEDIQSLPALTYLDLQGNGFTCNCDNSWFLSWAINDSKTQVYDAYNFTCNYPKEFKSKKLLDLDTSSCLDNTDFICFVLTTCTILCFMVVSFTYHFMGLQLVYAYYLFIAWLFDKKHKNKKTPHQYDAFISYNTHDEPWVIDKLLPKLEGEQGWRLCLHHRDFEPGRPIIDNITDAIYGSRKTICVISRKYLESEWCSREIQAASFRLFDEQTDVLILVFMEEIPSYLLSPYHRMRKMLKKKTYLSWPRAGEHTELFWEKLCQALETREDPEAKTLLLTVPTMP